From Sphingomonas hengshuiensis, one genomic window encodes:
- a CDS encoding glycoside hydrolase family 3 C-terminal domain-containing protein, giving the protein MRNSLSLAIAMLASSTALAQTAPPTLPFRDPTLPIDQRVDDIVGRLTQEEKASQLVNQARAVPRLGIPEYNWWSEALHGVANNGFVTVFPEPVGLAATFDPDAIKAMGEAIGTEGRVRWNQVERSGQPHRIMQGLTYWSPNINIFRDPRWGRGQETYGEDPFLTAKLGIAFVQGMQGDDPLHYRVSATAKHYAVHSGPEPTRHSDNITVSLHDMEDTYLPAFRALVVEGKVESIMCAYNSVNGQPACASDFLLTQRLRNAWGFKGHVVSDCDSIADIQRGHHYVASYAEAAALSMKLGVDNDCAEYGRTAGATSDYDRYLEAMRSGLLPEGVVDTSLRRLFRARIRLGMFDPAGTGPYAAIPDSALNSAPHKALALKLARNSMVLLKNNGVLPVAPSKVKKIAVVGPLADQVDVLLGNYRGTPLKPVTALEGLRAEYPGAEIVFEPGTDFLRLAEPVPTSALTTPDGQPGLRGQYWANADFSGDPALTRIDARVMFDRNAPAALPGVATVSTRWTGSVAAPADGKYRIGIEGRNAKLWIDDKLVADNTDQQQRGPNLTEMTFRKGERHAVRIEQAAGRFPPRFLWNEIRADALGKAVSAAKDADLVVAVVGITSALEGEEMTVNIPGFIGGDRSSIDLPAPEEDVLKAVKATGKPLVVVLLNGSALAVNWAAENADAIVDAWYPGQEGGTAIAQTLSGANNPSGRLPVTFYKSADQLPPFREYGMAGRTYRYFTGKPLYPFGHGLSYARFGYSPVKLTGATIAAGATLGVDVTVRNEGAVAGDEVAQLYLHFPDAPAMPVRALRGFRRITLAPGESKAVHFDLDPRDLSSVTAEGKRIVAPGKYTLTIGGGQPDTGAPVTRASFTVKGSQALPE; this is encoded by the coding sequence ATGCGCAATTCCCTCAGCCTGGCGATCGCAATGCTCGCAAGTTCGACCGCCCTCGCGCAGACCGCGCCCCCGACCCTTCCCTTTCGCGACCCCACGCTGCCGATCGACCAGCGCGTCGACGACATCGTCGGGCGGCTGACGCAGGAGGAAAAGGCGTCGCAGCTCGTCAACCAGGCGCGGGCCGTGCCGCGCCTCGGCATCCCCGAATATAATTGGTGGAGCGAAGCGCTCCACGGCGTCGCCAATAACGGCTTCGTCACCGTCTTCCCCGAGCCGGTCGGCCTCGCCGCGACCTTCGATCCCGATGCGATCAAGGCGATGGGCGAAGCGATCGGCACCGAGGGCCGCGTCCGCTGGAACCAGGTCGAACGATCGGGCCAGCCGCACCGGATCATGCAGGGGCTCACTTACTGGTCCCCCAATATCAACATCTTCCGCGATCCGCGCTGGGGCCGTGGCCAGGAAACCTATGGCGAGGACCCGTTCCTCACCGCAAAGCTGGGCATCGCGTTCGTGCAGGGCATGCAGGGCGACGACCCGCTGCATTACCGCGTCTCCGCCACCGCCAAACATTATGCGGTGCACAGTGGCCCCGAACCCACGCGGCACAGCGACAACATCACCGTAAGCCTCCACGACATGGAGGACACCTACCTCCCCGCCTTCCGCGCGCTGGTGGTCGAAGGCAAGGTCGAGTCGATCATGTGCGCCTACAACTCGGTCAACGGCCAGCCCGCCTGCGCCAGCGACTTCCTGCTGACCCAGCGGCTGCGCAATGCCTGGGGGTTCAAGGGGCATGTCGTGTCGGATTGCGACTCGATCGCCGACATCCAGCGCGGCCATCACTATGTCGCGAGCTATGCCGAGGCGGCCGCGCTCTCGATGAAGCTCGGCGTCGATAATGACTGCGCCGAATATGGCCGCACCGCCGGTGCGACGTCGGACTATGATCGCTATCTGGAGGCGATGCGCAGCGGCCTGTTGCCCGAGGGCGTCGTCGACACCTCGCTCCGCCGCCTGTTCCGCGCGCGCATCCGGCTGGGGATGTTCGATCCCGCCGGCACCGGCCCCTACGCCGCCATCCCCGATTCCGCGCTCAATTCGGCGCCGCACAAGGCATTGGCGCTCAAGCTCGCGCGCAATTCGATGGTGCTGCTCAAGAATAACGGCGTGCTGCCGGTGGCGCCGTCCAAGGTAAAGAAGATCGCCGTGGTCGGCCCGCTCGCCGATCAGGTCGACGTGCTGCTCGGCAATTATCGCGGCACCCCGCTCAAGCCGGTGACCGCGCTGGAGGGGCTGCGCGCCGAATATCCGGGGGCGGAGATCGTGTTCGAGCCCGGCACCGATTTCCTGCGCCTCGCCGAACCCGTGCCCACCAGCGCGCTGACCACCCCCGATGGCCAGCCGGGGCTGCGCGGCCAATATTGGGCGAATGCCGATTTCAGCGGCGATCCGGCGCTCACCCGCATCGATGCGCGCGTGATGTTCGATCGCAACGCCCCCGCCGCGCTGCCCGGCGTGGCGACCGTCTCGACGCGCTGGACCGGCTCGGTCGCCGCCCCGGCCGACGGCAAATACCGGATCGGGATCGAGGGCCGCAACGCCAAGCTGTGGATCGACGACAAGCTCGTCGCCGACAACACGGACCAGCAGCAGCGCGGCCCCAACCTCACCGAAATGACCTTCCGAAAAGGCGAACGCCACGCCGTGCGGATCGAACAGGCCGCCGGACGCTTCCCCCCGCGCTTCCTGTGGAACGAGATCCGCGCCGACGCGCTGGGCAAGGCGGTCTCCGCCGCGAAGGACGCCGATCTCGTCGTCGCCGTGGTCGGCATCACCTCCGCGCTCGAAGGCGAGGAGATGACCGTCAACATCCCCGGCTTCATCGGCGGCGACCGGTCGAGCATCGATCTGCCCGCGCCCGAGGAAGACGTGCTCAAGGCCGTGAAGGCGACCGGCAAGCCGCTGGTGGTGGTGCTGCTCAACGGTTCGGCGCTGGCGGTGAACTGGGCGGCGGAGAATGCCGATGCGATCGTCGATGCCTGGTATCCGGGGCAGGAAGGCGGCACCGCGATCGCGCAGACGCTATCCGGCGCCAACAACCCCTCGGGCCGCCTGCCGGTGACCTTCTACAAGAGCGCCGACCAGCTTCCGCCCTTCCGCGAATATGGCATGGCGGGCCGCACCTATCGCTACTTCACCGGCAAGCCGCTCTACCCGTTCGGCCATGGGCTCAGCTACGCCAGGTTCGGCTATTCGCCGGTCAAGCTGACAGGGGCGACGATCGCCGCAGGGGCGACGCTGGGCGTCGACGTAACGGTGCGCAACGAAGGCGCAGTCGCGGGCGACGAAGTGGCCCAGCTCTACCTGCACTTCCCCGACGCCCCCGCAATGCCGGTCCGCGCCCTGCGCGGCTTCCGCCGGATCACCCTCGCGCCCGGCGAAAGCAAGGCAGTCCATTTCGACCTGGACCCCCGCGACCTCTCCAGCGTGACCGCAGAGGGCAAGCGCATCGTCGCACCGGGCAAATACACGCTAACGATCGGCGGCGGCCAACCCGACACCGGCGCCCCCGTGACCCGCGCCAGCTTCACGGTGAAGGGCAGCCAGGCGCTGCCGGAATAG
- a CDS encoding IS5 family transposase yields MRQAGLFGLSDHMKRLSADGDPLEVLARIVDFEAFRPTLVAALGYSDGTKGGRPPYDPVVMLKVLVLAAQNNVADGRMEWLIRDRLSWLRFLGFDLGAATPDANTIRMFRERLTAVGALDTLFADFDRQLKARGYLPMGGQIVDATLVAAPKQRNTEAEKAAVKAGRSAAEIWPDEPARARQKDVDARWTLKFAKARPTADGKPQPDIAIPSFGYKSSISICRTFGFIRKGQVTDGARYDGRMLRDVVTSDNTASDVWADTAYRSQSNERWLKAQGRVSRIHRRKPKGRPMPAHVRRGNATKSKIRARVEHVFAHQKAVMGLFIRTIGIERAKAKITLANLAFNIHRLIFHERRAAMG; encoded by the coding sequence ATGCGGCAGGCTGGGCTTTTCGGATTATCGGACCACATGAAGCGCCTTTCAGCGGACGGCGATCCGCTGGAGGTGCTGGCGCGGATCGTGGACTTTGAAGCGTTTCGGCCGACGCTGGTAGCTGCACTGGGCTATTCCGACGGTACCAAGGGTGGTCGTCCGCCCTACGATCCGGTGGTGATGCTGAAGGTGCTGGTGCTGGCGGCGCAGAACAACGTGGCCGACGGGCGAATGGAATGGCTGATCCGGGATCGGCTGAGCTGGCTGCGCTTCCTGGGCTTCGATCTTGGCGCAGCGACGCCGGATGCGAACACGATCCGCATGTTCCGCGAGCGGCTGACTGCGGTCGGCGCGCTCGATACGCTGTTTGCCGATTTCGACCGCCAGTTGAAGGCGCGGGGCTATCTGCCGATGGGGGGTCAGATTGTCGATGCAACGCTGGTCGCCGCGCCCAAACAACGCAACACCGAGGCCGAGAAGGCCGCGGTGAAGGCGGGCCGGAGCGCTGCCGAGATCTGGCCGGACGAACCCGCCAGGGCGCGCCAGAAGGATGTCGATGCCCGCTGGACGCTTAAATTCGCCAAGGCGCGACCGACCGCCGATGGCAAGCCGCAGCCGGATATCGCAATCCCAAGCTTCGGGTATAAAAGCAGCATCTCGATATGCCGGACCTTCGGCTTCATTCGTAAGGGCCAGGTCACCGATGGCGCGCGCTACGACGGGCGCATGCTGCGCGACGTGGTGACCAGCGACAACACCGCATCGGATGTCTGGGCCGATACCGCCTATCGCAGCCAGAGCAATGAGCGTTGGCTGAAGGCCCAGGGCCGCGTCAGCCGCATCCACCGCAGAAAGCCCAAGGGCAGGCCGATGCCCGCCCATGTCCGCCGCGGCAACGCCACCAAGTCGAAGATCCGGGCCCGCGTCGAGCATGTGTTCGCGCATCAGAAGGCCGTCATGGGCCTGTTCATCCGCACCATCGGCATCGAACGGGCCAAGGCCAAGATCACGCTCGCCAACCTGGCCTTCAACATCCACCGCCTGATCTTCCACGAGCGACGCGCCGCCATGGGATAA
- a CDS encoding cupin domain-containing protein codes for MGKAKWGVLACAATLAGMGMALSASAQTAPPGPPPGGPPEGPRRFAPPPPALMWAPKKTPLTPYRAPNRPWWKLADVRALHKGQANWTQPVIRGADIIADWHQLAPGRTTQELAYSDNRTGIIVWEGEVRVRMAGQEPFVARKGFEINVPHRVPFTLEALPGAPALYLEIHATSDMPLYPVATNPTAPKPVQGYAYAQRLLTGGPGGFDAMNKPYLDYYKDVVEGGARAGPFISAQHMFVNNIRGRGVATPPASNLGHFHVGYDEFWFVMEGNVTLQVEGVPVFTASAGDVIMAAQGRWHRASFGGPEGQMGTRVAVNPYPAGLHGFTVESGGRQ; via the coding sequence ATGGGCAAAGCAAAATGGGGCGTCCTTGCGTGCGCCGCGACGCTGGCGGGGATGGGGATGGCGCTGTCGGCAAGCGCGCAGACGGCGCCGCCGGGACCTCCGCCGGGCGGCCCGCCCGAGGGCCCGCGCCGCTTCGCGCCGCCGCCGCCGGCGCTGATGTGGGCACCCAAGAAGACGCCGCTCACGCCCTATCGCGCGCCGAACCGGCCCTGGTGGAAGCTCGCCGACGTCCGTGCGCTCCACAAGGGGCAGGCGAACTGGACCCAGCCGGTCATCCGTGGCGCCGACATCATCGCCGACTGGCACCAACTCGCGCCCGGCCGGACGACGCAGGAGCTTGCCTATTCGGACAACCGCACCGGGATCATCGTCTGGGAAGGCGAAGTGCGGGTTCGCATGGCCGGGCAGGAGCCGTTCGTCGCGCGCAAGGGATTTGAGATCAACGTGCCGCACCGCGTGCCCTTCACGCTGGAGGCGTTGCCCGGCGCACCGGCGCTGTATCTGGAGATCCACGCGACCAGCGACATGCCGCTCTATCCGGTCGCCACGAACCCCACCGCGCCCAAGCCCGTCCAGGGCTATGCCTATGCCCAGCGCCTGCTGACCGGCGGTCCGGGCGGGTTCGATGCCATGAACAAGCCCTATCTCGATTACTATAAGGACGTCGTCGAGGGCGGCGCGCGCGCGGGGCCGTTCATCTCGGCGCAGCACATGTTCGTGAACAACATCCGCGGCCGCGGGGTGGCGACCCCGCCCGCCTCCAACCTTGGCCATTTCCATGTCGGCTATGACGAGTTCTGGTTCGTGATGGAGGGCAATGTGACGCTCCAGGTCGAAGGCGTGCCGGTGTTCACGGCATCGGCAGGCGATGTGATCATGGCCGCGCAGGGCCGCTGGCACCGGGCGAGCTTCGGCGGGCCGGAGGGGCAGATGGGGACGCGCGTCGCGGTCAATCCCTATCCGGCGGGGCTGCATGGGTTCACGGTGGAGTCTGGCGGGCGGCAATAA
- a CDS encoding MFS transporter → MQLVFMLFVISAIAFLDRTNISVAGVQMRQDYGIDQITLGWVFSAFLLGYAAFQVPAGWLAARIGPRKLLTAALVWWGIFSIATALVPPQAQHAVLMLVIVRFALGIGEAAVYPSSNQFVSRWVPVQERGRANGLIFAGVGAGSGLTPPLITAVIVFGGWHAAFYACAAIGIVAAVVWYAIARDRPQEHSRVNAAELAHIEAGLPPEPSHEKVAVPWGAILSSRNVWGLFLSYFAFGYVIWIFFSWFFIYLAEARGLDLKSSALFGMAPFLAMTIGCLSGGVLNDAISRRLGLYWGRSGLAMVSFVLTGIFLLIGSQVSNAPLAVLTLALGGGAMYLSQSSFWSVTADISGRHTGVVSGLMNVGCQIGGALTASLTPWIAANYGWAAAFGTGAALVIIATIAWALVDPTKLIEPVDTPAPGISSEPVPVAL, encoded by the coding sequence GTGCAGCTGGTTTTCATGCTGTTCGTGATCAGCGCGATCGCGTTTCTGGATCGCACCAACATTTCGGTCGCGGGCGTCCAGATGCGCCAGGACTATGGCATCGACCAGATTACGCTGGGCTGGGTCTTCAGCGCGTTCCTGCTCGGCTATGCCGCGTTCCAGGTGCCCGCCGGATGGCTCGCGGCGCGGATCGGGCCGCGCAAGCTGTTGACCGCGGCGCTGGTCTGGTGGGGCATCTTCAGCATCGCCACGGCGCTGGTGCCGCCCCAGGCGCAGCATGCGGTGCTGATGCTGGTCATCGTCCGCTTCGCGCTCGGCATCGGCGAGGCGGCGGTGTATCCGTCGAGCAACCAGTTCGTGTCGCGCTGGGTGCCGGTGCAGGAGCGGGGGCGCGCCAATGGCCTGATCTTTGCCGGCGTCGGCGCCGGATCGGGGCTCACCCCGCCGCTCATTACGGCTGTGATCGTGTTCGGTGGGTGGCATGCGGCATTCTATGCCTGTGCCGCGATCGGGATCGTTGCGGCGGTGGTGTGGTATGCGATCGCGCGCGATCGGCCGCAGGAGCATTCGCGGGTCAACGCCGCCGAGCTGGCGCATATCGAAGCGGGGCTGCCGCCCGAGCCTTCGCACGAGAAGGTCGCGGTGCCCTGGGGCGCGATCCTGTCCAGCCGCAATGTCTGGGGGCTGTTCCTCAGCTATTTCGCGTTCGGCTATGTGATCTGGATCTTTTTCAGCTGGTTCTTCATCTACCTGGCGGAGGCGCGCGGGCTCGACCTTAAATCGAGCGCGTTGTTCGGGATGGCGCCGTTCCTGGCGATGACGATCGGGTGCCTTTCGGGCGGGGTGCTCAACGATGCGATCTCGCGCCGCCTCGGGCTGTATTGGGGGCGGTCGGGGCTGGCGATGGTGTCGTTCGTGCTCACCGGCATCTTCCTGCTGATCGGGTCGCAGGTCTCCAACGCGCCGCTGGCAGTGCTGACGCTCGCGCTGGGCGGGGGCGCGATGTACCTCTCGCAAAGCTCGTTCTGGTCAGTCACCGCCGATATTTCGGGGCGGCACACCGGAGTAGTATCGGGGCTGATGAATGTGGGGTGCCAGATCGGGGGCGCGCTCACTGCGTCGCTGACGCCGTGGATCGCCGCCAACTATGGCTGGGCGGCGGCGTTCGGGACCGGGGCGGCGCTGGTCATCATCGCGACGATCGCATGGGCGCTGGTCGATCCGACGAAGTTGATCGAGCCGGTGGACACCCCGGCGCCGGGGATCAGTTCCGAACCCGTACCAGTCGCACTGTGA
- a CDS encoding cupin domain-containing protein → MGGTMRILGLLLGGACACAGFSAQAQTQPSQPPQPKPLAQRIGHTDEARMRALTAVHAGAGTMKFQQLLGADALSTTLIFVHRGVIAPKSGIGQHFHNQSEEMFVILEGDAQFTIDGRTSAIPGPAAVPDRMGHAHAVYNPGSTPLQWLNISVGLTKAYDNFDLGDTREGAALDPIPQFISMRLDRALLKPVVAMDGGEGTAQYRRALEPSVFSTPWSFVDHLLLPPGTSVGSASKPGMSEVYYVVAGEGEVTVAGETATIKAGDAVPVDVDQARALRATGAAPLELMVIGVAKDPAAKAAYAASLMRRPR, encoded by the coding sequence GTGGGCGGAACGATGCGCATCCTGGGGTTGCTGCTGGGGGGCGCCTGCGCCTGCGCCGGCTTTTCCGCGCAGGCCCAGACACAACCGAGCCAGCCGCCGCAGCCAAAGCCGCTGGCACAGCGAATCGGGCATACCGACGAAGCCAGGATGCGCGCGCTGACGGCGGTCCATGCCGGTGCCGGCACGATGAAGTTCCAGCAATTGCTCGGAGCAGACGCACTCAGCACCACGCTCATCTTCGTCCACCGCGGCGTGATCGCGCCGAAAAGCGGCATCGGGCAGCATTTCCACAACCAGTCCGAGGAGATGTTCGTCATCCTCGAAGGCGACGCCCAGTTCACGATCGACGGGCGGACCTCCGCGATCCCCGGTCCAGCGGCGGTGCCCGATCGGATGGGGCACGCCCATGCCGTCTACAATCCGGGCAGCACGCCGCTGCAATGGCTGAACATCAGCGTCGGCCTGACCAAGGCCTATGACAATTTCGACCTGGGCGACACGCGCGAGGGCGCGGCGCTGGACCCGATCCCGCAGTTCATCAGCATGCGGCTCGACCGCGCGCTGCTGAAGCCGGTGGTAGCGATGGACGGTGGCGAGGGCACCGCCCAGTATCGCCGCGCGCTCGAACCCTCGGTCTTCTCGACGCCGTGGAGCTTCGTCGACCATCTGCTCCTGCCGCCGGGCACGTCGGTCGGCAGTGCCAGCAAACCCGGCATGAGCGAAGTCTATTACGTGGTCGCCGGCGAAGGCGAAGTGACCGTGGCGGGCGAGACCGCGACGATCAAGGCAGGCGATGCAGTGCCGGTCGATGTCGACCAGGCGCGCGCGCTGCGCGCCACCGGCGCAGCGCCGCTGGAACTGATGGTGATTGGCGTCGCGAAGGATCCGGCTGCCAAGGCCGCCTATGCCGCGTCGCTGATGCGCCGCCCGCGCTGA
- a CDS encoding SMP-30/gluconolactonase/LRE family protein — protein sequence MRRIGLAAALAATMVAPAAWAQPAQPIQTGIERLDPALDALIAPDAQVERVATGFGFTEGPMWHQGRLWFSDVTGDKLRAVSPSGTVEELIPNSGGLPNPPPGANIGSNGLAPDKDGSVLMAQMGARRIVRVDAKLGITPFVDSYEGKRLNSPNDLVFARDGALWFTDPPFGLYNGMNRDPAKQLPYNAVWRYTNGKLAPAITDLALPNGIGFSPDGKILYVTDYGPPGVIRAYDVGAGGALSNARTLIAFPRGGPGGADGLKVDQRGNIWATGPGGIRIITPAGKVLGQIKLPEVAANLAFAGDGHTLYITGSTSIYRLKIKVAGVLPRYTR from the coding sequence ATGCGACGCATTGGCCTTGCGGCGGCTCTTGCCGCGACCATGGTTGCGCCCGCCGCCTGGGCGCAACCCGCACAGCCCATCCAAACCGGGATCGAGCGCCTCGACCCCGCACTCGACGCCCTCATCGCGCCCGATGCGCAGGTCGAGCGCGTCGCGACCGGGTTCGGCTTCACCGAAGGACCGATGTGGCACCAGGGGCGGCTGTGGTTTTCGGACGTGACCGGCGACAAGCTGCGCGCTGTCTCGCCCAGCGGGACGGTCGAGGAGCTGATCCCCAATTCGGGCGGGCTGCCTAATCCGCCGCCCGGCGCCAATATCGGCTCGAACGGTCTGGCGCCGGACAAGGACGGCAGCGTGCTGATGGCGCAGATGGGGGCGCGGCGCATCGTCCGCGTCGATGCGAAGCTGGGCATCACGCCGTTCGTCGACAGCTATGAGGGCAAGCGGCTCAACAGCCCGAACGATCTGGTGTTCGCCCGCGACGGAGCGCTGTGGTTCACCGATCCGCCTTTTGGCTTGTATAACGGGATGAACCGCGATCCGGCCAAGCAACTGCCGTACAACGCCGTCTGGCGCTATACGAACGGCAAGCTTGCGCCGGCGATCACCGATCTCGCGCTTCCGAACGGCATCGGCTTCTCGCCCGACGGCAAGATTCTCTACGTTACCGACTATGGCCCGCCGGGTGTCATCCGCGCCTATGATGTCGGCGCTGGCGGGGCATTGTCCAACGCGCGCACGCTAATCGCCTTTCCGCGCGGCGGCCCCGGTGGCGCAGACGGGCTCAAGGTCGACCAGCGCGGCAATATCTGGGCGACCGGCCCCGGCGGGATCCGCATCATCACCCCCGCCGGCAAGGTGCTGGGCCAGATCAAGCTTCCCGAAGTCGCCGCAAACCTCGCCTTTGCCGGCGATGGGCACACGCTCTACATCACCGGATCGACGAGCATCTACCGGCTGAAGATCAAGGTTGCGGGAGTGCTGCCGCGCTACACCCGGTAG
- a CDS encoding gamma carbonic anhydrase family protein has product MPLYAIDGAAPSVPASSWVAPSADLIGDVRLGEQVGIWFGAVIRADNTPIQLGDRTNIQEGAMLHSDPGVPLTIGEDCTVGHHAILHGCTIGNRVLVGMGATVLNNAVIADDCLIGAGALVTEGKSFPPGSLIVGAPAKAVRELSEEAIAALRASAAGYAARQAHFAANLRRVEE; this is encoded by the coding sequence ATGCCGCTATACGCAATCGACGGCGCCGCGCCGAGCGTCCCCGCCTCCAGCTGGGTGGCCCCCTCGGCCGATCTGATCGGCGACGTTCGGCTCGGCGAGCAGGTCGGTATCTGGTTCGGCGCGGTGATCCGCGCCGACAACACCCCGATCCAGTTGGGCGACCGCACCAATATCCAGGAGGGGGCGATGCTCCACTCCGACCCCGGCGTGCCGCTCACGATCGGCGAGGATTGCACGGTCGGGCATCACGCCATCCTGCACGGCTGCACGATCGGCAATCGCGTGCTGGTGGGGATGGGCGCGACGGTGCTCAATAACGCCGTGATCGCGGACGATTGCCTGATCGGCGCGGGCGCGCTGGTGACCGAGGGCAAGAGCTTTCCGCCCGGCAGCCTGATCGTCGGCGCACCGGCAAAGGCTGTGCGCGAACTCTCTGAAGAGGCGATCGCGGCGCTACGGGCGTCGGCGGCGGGCTATGCCGCGCGCCAGGCCCATTTCGCCGCGAACCTCCGCCGCGTCGAGGAATAA
- a CDS encoding outer membrane protein assembly factor BamB family protein: MGNIQRIRSATALGAVTAALLWAVPGHAQAKGDWVSYGRDESHARHSPLAEITPANVGKLRQVWSYHMRPSGTVGENIPIPDGVPARFRTGFSASEATPLVVGGVMYLSTPYRRVVALDATTGKEKWVFPLPGNDQASTRGVAYWPGSGKTGARIVFGTRTGKLFALDAATGKPSLGFGTDGAIDMKTPEVMNGTRAPLGMSSPPAIYRNLIITGSRVQEMPVKGAAGDVRAWDAVTGKLVWTFHTIPQPGEANFGTWEGESWKGRSGVNVWTFVVVDEKRGIAYLPVGAPTFDRWGGDRKGQNLYGNSIVAVDAKTGKYKWHFQTVHHDIWDVDLPVATLVDVRRGSRTIPAIAIMNKTSILFILDRVSGKPIYDVKEVPVPTDTDIPGEQPWPTQPMPAKPAPLTRLSYKMTDMVEGPPALRAACEKIAARLNLTPSVMFQPLRADSSVASFPGSLGGADWGGGAFDPLSRLYVINLNSLASPQQMEKQPDGSWGMKGGYAYYLDPESGKPCHRPPWGELVAVNVDTGDVAWRQVLGNNEDPMLKDAGELSAGGPITTASGLTFIGATRDSMIRAFETKTGKLLWSAKLPASNYGTPITYQVQGGPQMVATVATGGFAFQPATSDEVVAYALSGGPE, encoded by the coding sequence ATGGGAAATATCCAGCGAATCCGGTCGGCAACGGCATTGGGGGCGGTGACGGCGGCGCTCCTTTGGGCGGTGCCGGGGCACGCGCAGGCCAAGGGCGACTGGGTCAGCTATGGCCGCGACGAGAGCCATGCGCGGCATTCTCCATTGGCCGAGATCACCCCGGCGAATGTCGGAAAGCTCCGCCAGGTCTGGTCCTATCATATGCGCCCGTCGGGTACGGTCGGCGAGAATATCCCGATTCCCGACGGCGTCCCCGCTCGGTTCCGGACGGGGTTCTCGGCGTCCGAAGCGACGCCGCTGGTGGTGGGCGGGGTGATGTATCTCTCGACGCCCTATCGTCGCGTCGTCGCGCTGGATGCGACGACCGGGAAAGAGAAGTGGGTGTTCCCGCTGCCGGGCAACGACCAGGCATCGACGCGCGGCGTCGCTTATTGGCCGGGCAGCGGCAAGACGGGCGCGCGGATCGTGTTCGGCACGCGCACCGGCAAGCTCTTCGCGCTCGACGCCGCGACCGGCAAGCCCTCGCTGGGCTTCGGCACCGATGGCGCGATCGACATGAAGACCCCCGAAGTCATGAACGGGACGAGGGCGCCGCTGGGGATGAGCAGCCCGCCCGCCATTTATCGCAACCTGATCATCACCGGATCGCGCGTGCAGGAAATGCCGGTCAAGGGCGCAGCGGGCGATGTCCGCGCGTGGGACGCGGTTACGGGCAAGCTGGTGTGGACCTTCCACACGATCCCGCAGCCGGGCGAGGCCAATTTCGGGACCTGGGAAGGCGAGAGCTGGAAGGGACGGTCGGGCGTCAACGTCTGGACCTTCGTCGTCGTCGATGAAAAGCGCGGTATTGCCTATCTCCCCGTGGGCGCGCCGACCTTCGATCGCTGGGGCGGGGATCGCAAGGGGCAGAATCTGTACGGCAATTCGATCGTCGCGGTCGATGCGAAGACCGGCAAGTACAAGTGGCATTTCCAGACCGTGCATCACGACATCTGGGACGTCGACTTGCCGGTCGCGACGCTGGTCGATGTGCGTCGCGGCAGCCGGACGATCCCGGCGATCGCGATCATGAACAAGACCTCGATATTGTTCATCCTCGACCGTGTGAGCGGCAAGCCGATCTACGACGTCAAGGAAGTCCCCGTCCCGACGGACACGGACATCCCCGGCGAGCAGCCATGGCCGACCCAGCCAATGCCGGCCAAGCCCGCGCCGCTGACTCGGCTCAGCTACAAGATGACCGATATGGTCGAAGGCCCGCCGGCGTTGCGCGCGGCGTGCGAGAAGATCGCGGCGCGGCTCAACCTGACGCCGAGCGTGATGTTCCAGCCGCTCCGCGCCGATTCGTCGGTGGCCTCGTTCCCCGGCAGCCTGGGCGGTGCCGATTGGGGTGGGGGCGCGTTCGATCCGCTGAGCCGGCTGTACGTCATCAACCTGAACAGTCTCGCCAGTCCGCAGCAGATGGAGAAGCAGCCCGATGGCAGCTGGGGGATGAAGGGCGGATACGCTTATTATCTCGATCCCGAATCAGGGAAGCCTTGCCATCGCCCGCCCTGGGGCGAACTGGTCGCGGTGAATGTCGATACCGGCGACGTGGCGTGGCGACAGGTGCTGGGCAATAACGAGGACCCGATGTTGAAGGATGCGGGCGAACTGAGCGCCGGCGGCCCGATCACCACCGCGAGCGGCCTGACCTTTATCGGCGCGACGCGCGACTCGATGATCCGCGCATTCGAGACGAAGACCGGCAAGCTGTTGTGGAGCGCGAAGCTGCCCGCCTCCAACTATGGCACGCCGATCACCTACCAGGTGCAAGGCGGGCCGCAGATGGTGGCGACGGTCGCGACCGGCGGGTTTGCGTTTCAGCCCGCGACGAGCGACGAAGTGGTGGCATATGCGCTTTCCGGAGGGCCAGAATGA